A segment of the Cohnella algarum genome:
TGTAAATCACGAATTTGTTTCTGAAGTTCCCGTAGCTTATGATTTTCTGATTTAAAAACTTGATTCGCAAAGACTTCTGGCTCACTACCGAACTTTTTCATCCAGCCATATAAAGTGTTTTCCTTGGTTTTTAGCTCGCGGGCTACCTCCGCTATCGCCTTGCCGCTTTCTTTAATATACTGGACTGTATTTCTCTTGTAGGCTTCATCATCCACTGGTTTTTCATTTCTGACACAGACCTCCGGTTTTTAGTCAATCACCAATGTCATCTGTGTCTACTATTTAGTCTAGCTTCATTCTGGGGACATGGGAGCGCGTCATGAATTTCAATGGAACGGGAAATTTAATTCTCCGTGCGAGTTCCAAATTTAAGCCCCCTTGTTGAAGTAAGTGATCCAAGCTTATGAATAAAATGCAGACTTGCAGCCTGTATTCAAACCATCTTTATCAGAACTTAACACAAGACCGGTACGATCAAACAAAAAGCATCCGGAAAGGGAGAGATGAGGATGTCGTTTGGGTACCGGGTCTTGGTTTGCGAAATTTTGATCCAAACTTATTTCGATTTGAAAATAAAGGCTCGGAAAGGAGGGCGGAATTTCCAAACACGACAAGAAGCGCTCACTTTCTTGAAGACCGCCTGGTTTGAAACGTTATGTACCGCCATTGATCTCGATCCTTCCATCGTAAGGAAGGAAATGCTCCGTGCTTCCGCCCCCCCATTACAGGGCCAAGGATTAAAACATAAACAAGTGAAGGGACATGGCTGTCCCTTACACTCCGTGTTACTTGAGTACACTGCCGCCGAACACAAAACGATATTCCCAGTGCTTGCCTTCAATGCTATCGATTCTTACCCCGCCGGATTTGACGGAATACGTGTGCAATATCTTGCCATTCCCCAAGTAAATGCCGTTATGCGTAATTCGTTGTGCGGATTTGTTGATTCCGGAATAATTCGAACTTTTGCTTCCTTTATACGACATAAAGAACATGATGTCCCCCGGTTTCAAGTCACGCCACTTCGTTGTTGTTTTACCGATTTTTTTCACATAAGCAGCCTGTGTTCTGGAATTGCCGGGAAGGATGATGCCAGTTCCGTCTTTAAACGCTTGTCGGACAAAGTCCGAGCAGTCGAACGTTCGGGTATTGGAGCGGTTAGAACCAAATTCGTAAGGCGTTCCCCAATATTTCATACCGGCTTTAATCACGTTGTTGGCTGCGCCGGCAGCGGTTTGTGTGGTTTCTTCGCCGGTTGAGGCGCCCACCATAGATATGTACCGGCTCTGCGTTGTGACATAACCGGTTTGCCCCTGTCCATCCTTGACTTTGTACCAATAGGGGTTCACACGTTCCAAAACATTCACATGTTCGCCTACCTGCAAAAAACGAATGCGCTCGCTGCTAAGGGAAGGCTTGTCCCGAAACTTGACACTTTTCACAATGACGGCATCATCCTTTGCCGCCGAAGCGGAGACTTGTCCCGATAAAATCGTTCCGGCAATAAGAGTCGGCACCAACAGCGCCACAGCCAGTTTTTTCCTCATCAACTGCATTTCCTCCTTGTGGATTTGGATATTTCCCGCGGCGGAAAATTTCGGATCGCGGTCTAATAAAAACCCTATCACAGAAGATGCCGCAAACCTGGATGTATATTTTTCCAACTGCTTAATCATTTCTTTAAAAAAAAGCGTTATCCTCATTTGCAAGGAGGTGGGGGGTGCGCAACATTCAAATCGGTTCTATTGTGTTGAACGGACAACTGATTTTGTATTTCAGTTTTTGGGCGGCGGGTTGGTTGATGTTACAATATCGGCTCCGAAACATGCCGGAGCGGGGGTTGATCTTGTCCTGCGTATCAAACGCATTCTGGCTGTGGCTGATCGTCTGGAAAGCGAGCTACCTGCTCTTTCATCCGGTTGAAGTCATCCAACAGCCTGTTTCTTTCATCTATTTCGATGGCGGGGAACGCGGGAAATGGATGGCAAGCCTGGTTGCCGCGGTTTATATTTGGCAGAAGGCTTTGAAGAGACACATTCCATTAAAAATGGGGTTCGACATTTTCATCACGTATGCATTCGCGGGTTGGTGGGCTTGCCAAGTGTTGTTATTCATGATCGGGGAGGAGCCGGCCTGGTTTCACGCGGCAAGCGCCGGATTAACAGCGGTTCTTTACATGTCTTTCTTGTTTTCTTCAAGAGGATCCGATTCGCCAACAGGACTTGCATACGCCATTTGGTTCTCGATTGGACATGCGATGTTATGGTTTCTGGTCCCCGATCGTTCGATGTGGCTTTTGTCCTTCAGTAAACAGCAGTTGATTTTTCTGCTCGTTGCCACGGGTTTGACCGGATGGGCTTGGTTGGACGAGAAGGTGAAAAAAGGAGGTTCTCATGGATAATCTTTCGGTTTTCGCAGCCTTTGCCGCGGGGATGCTATCCTTCTTATCCCCTTGCGTCTTCCCGCTCATCCCCGCTTACGTTTCCCATTTGACGGGCTCGTCCTTTCAAGACGGCAAACTGGTCGTGTATCGGGGGAAACTGATTGTTCAGTCTCTTAGTTTTATTGTGGGCTTTAGTCTCGTTTTCATCGCGATGGGGGCTTCGGCAAGCTTTATTGGCCGCTTCTTTGCCCAGGAGCGCGATTTGATCCAAAAAATCAGCGGTTTGTTGATTATTGTGTTTGGTCTGCAAATGGTCGGATTATTTAATCTCCGGCTGCTGATGTCCGGTAAAACATGGGAAATCAATACGAACAGGAGCCGCGGCGCAATCCGTTCGCTGCTTACCGGTGTGGCTTTTGGCGCCGGCTGGAGCCCCTGTGTAGGGTTGGCGTTGTCGTCCATTTTGCTTCTGGCCGGGTCTGCCGAAACGCTGTGGAACGGGATTGGGTTGTTGGCCGTGTATTCGCTCGGGTTGGGTGTTCCGTTTTTACTGATTTCATGGTTGCTGACGTATTCGATGAAGATCATGAAAAAAATGAACAGATGGATACCTCTCCTGTCCAAACTGAATGGCTGGCTGCTCATCGGGCTGGGGTTTCTGTTGTTTACCGGGCAATTGCAGAAGATCAGCGCCTGGCTATCCCAATATACGTTTTGGGAGATCAACTTTTAACGAGTGGAGATGAAGCGGATGAAAAAAAGCATGATCGCTGTTCTGGTTTTGATAGGGCTCGTCGTTTATGGCGGATACGATTATTTTCACAAGTCTTCTTCAGAAACCGGACAAATTGCGGAATCGGGGGAAGCAAATCTGGAGACGGGTATTCTGAAGGGGCAGCTTGCGCCGGACTTTGCGCTTACGGATTTGCAGGGGAACACGGTTCACCTGTCTGATTTTAAGGGCAAGAAAGTGCTGGTCAATTTTTGGGCGACATGGTGTCCGCCGTGTCGGGTGGAAATACCCCATATGCAAAAATTTTATGAGGATTACCAATCGAAGAATGTTGTGATATTGGGTGTCAACCTGACACTTACCGAGGAAAATCCGGATTCCGTGCAAGTTTTCGTGAAAGAGCAGCAACTCACATTTCCCATCGTTCTGGACAAGGAAGGAGCCATCATGCAAACCTATCAGGTTGTCGCCTATCCCACGACGTATTTGCTGGACTCGGGTGGAGTGATTCGGGAAAAGTTTCAGGGCGCGATTAATTACGACATTATGGAAGAAGCTGTTTCCAATATCAAATAAGACAGGAGAGTTCATGCCATGAGTCAATCGATTAAAAAATTGATTTTGTTTACACTGTCCGCTTGCCCGATGGGCCGATCTATGAATACGGTCATCGGAGAATTACTTACTTGCAAAAAAGAGTTTGCATATGAGGTCGTCTATGTGGATGTTGACCATGAAACAACCAATCGCTATTGCGTCAAGGTGAATCCGACCACGTTATTTTTGAATCTTAACGGCAGCGAGTTGTACCGCATTGAAGGATTTAAAGAAACAACTGAGGTGTGGGACTTGGTTAGACAGATTGAGGAAGGATCGCTGCGATCGGAAGAGGCGCGGGAAGAGAACCGAGAGATTACCGAAACCTACACGATCTATTTGTTCCAAAACGGTAATGCCGTTCCGGTGGAGACAACAGTGATCAACAAGACCTCCGTGAAAGCGCCAAGAATAACAGCGATTCAACAATTGTTACGCACCCGGCCTGAAGGATTTGACAATCCGTTTCCAATAGACACTTCGCTTGAGCGGGTTTCCTTTCACAATGAATCAGGCGTTGTAACGCTCCGTTCGACAAAGGAAGTGAGCATGGATCAAACCGAGCGGATGAAGATGTTGCTCGCTCGTACCTTGGCAACCTATGGCATTACCGAAGTCAAATTGGAATGGGCGATTTCCCGTTAGCTAACCATGTAGGCAAAGAAGGTTCAAAAGCTTCGACGGAACGAGGCTAGACTTATTCCTTCTGTTTCCGAGAAGAGGATGAACAAGACAGGAAACTGTTGGAAGCCGCCTCGGAAGGTTTTGCCGGACTGATGGATAAGCATACAGGGATCCGTATACCAAAGAGATGCTGAGAAAAGTGGATTCTGATCTCCCAAATCGTTAAAGTCAACGAGCCCGTCAGTCACATCGCTGCCATTACGGAGGAGCAATCGGCGGCAGTGGAGGAGGTGTCTGCACAAATGACAATCATTTCCCAAATTGCGGAAGGAGCCCAATCGCTTACATTCGAAATACAGGAACGCAAAGCCACGGGTCTTCTGCATGCGTGCAATGATCGCCAGGTTACCCTCTCTAATGCTGTCAGGAAAGGGCACGGCCTTCCGAGGGTACGTGTCTTTTTTGTGTTTTCAGAACAATCAACGAGGTGATGAAAAGATGGAGGAGCGTGCAAGTTATGCCGTAGAAGTTGATGAAGTCGTGCGTTGGAAAGAAGGCAAGATACAAGTATTGCTGGTGGACAGCGATCCCATTTGGCAACAACGGATGTCGGGGCTGATCAATGCAGAGCCAGATATGAATATATTTCATATTGCAACAAACAAGGAATCGGCCATTCGAGCGAGTGTGCAATTGGATTTAGACGTGATGATTCTTGATCTGGTATTACATTCATCGCAACAGGATGGGCTCCATACAATTTCCGAAGTTCTGAAAAGGAAAGCGATGCCAATCATTATCTTGACCTCCCTCTACGAGCCTGAAATCATTGTGGAAGCTGTGCTAGCCGGGGCGATCAATTATATTACCAAGATCAACTATGCGGATGTCGCAAATGCCGTCAGGGAAGCCTATCGGGGGCAATCTTCTCTTCATGCAGATGTTGCATCCATTATCCGTAATGAAATTGGGCTTGTTAAGCGAAATGAATTGCATCGAATGCTGACGCCCACTGAAAAAGAGATCTTGCAGTTGATCGGTTGGGGCTATAGACAGCCGGTGATTAGAGATTTGCTAGGCGTCACAGCGAACACCATGAAGTCGCACGTTCGTAACATCATTCGAAAATTCAACGCTTGCTCCATCCATGAAGCGGCGGAAAAAGCAAAACGAAGAGGCTTGTACGATCGGCAAGATCGGATCACGTGCTAGCAATTCACACTCGATTCGAGGAATTTTGCGTTTATTCGACACTTATTGAGATGATAGTGTGATGAAAAAAATCACCCTCCATATTTAATCGCTTTATAGGTAAAATGATAGGTACAGATGGATATTCTTAGGAGGATTATACCGGAGGTGAGAGTCGTAAAAAGAGGAGCGAAGATTGTGAAAATAGTACCTTGTCAACTTCTGCGAATTTAGAAAAGAAGGGTAGATGACAATGGAAATGGAGAGTGAACAATGTACAACGAAGTCGATTGACTGTCCAAACTGGCGGAAAACGTTAAGAAAGCATGCACAGCAAGGAGGGGTTTGTGATGTCGCAGACCCAGTCCCCATTCCCTACGAGAAAGTTGAATCATGGCTGAAGTCCTATAAGGACTGGAAAGCGAGATTGAAGTATGTACAATCCGAACTCACATACATCCCAGAATTGACGCGAACGCTGCATATGGTTGCGGCTCGTAGCAGAGGCAGAAGACAGGAAACGGTATTGCGAACGGTCATACAACGCTTACAAATCACCGAACATGAAATCCCATTGTTACTATCCAGAATCGGTTTGATCGACTACGCTTTCTCGGCTCTCACCCCGGAAGAAAGCAAGTTTGTCCGGTTGCGATATATGGATAATCTGGCGCTTTCAGACGCCATGAGCCGCCTGGCACTGTCCCGTCGCGCATTTTTCTATCATCGGAAGCGGATTTTACACAAAATCTATATAAAAATCAAAGATCGGGCAGTATTGTTGGATTTGGAGTCGTCTCAAGCAGATTGAATGAATTCAGAAGATGCATAGCGCATAGATTTGCCTTAGTTATGCAAATTTGAGGATTGGAGCGCCGGAATTGTATCGAACATGCACCAAATGCTGCACCGGATTTGCCCTTTTTTTGCACGAAGTATGCACACGATATGCACATGTTTCGTGCTATGATGATAACGTGGACAGACAGTGCAGCAGTAGCAACAAGAAAACTCTGTGGTCACTCTTTATCAAGCGTCGTTTCTTTCCCTGCTACCCAGCGGAAAGGATTACGGCGCTTTTTTATTTTGTCGATGCAGTCGTCGGCTAAATCCCGGTTGCCAAGGAGCTGAACCAAGCATAGGGCAGCGCCAAACATCATAGCCCGCCTAATTTCTCACACGGTGTTGCCAGGTGAGAAAGAGGGTGAAGTTGATGTATCCCTATTGCCCATAACTGCAAACGGAGAATTTATCGGCAAGAATGTAATCCAATCTTACAATCTGGCCTGGTCGCAATCGAGCGTTGTCGCGCTCTGCGGCGAGGTCTTTTTTGTTGTGTTTCCTGCTTGCCGGGGAGCGTTGGCTGTCGCTCTCCCCCCTCTGTTTTGGTTTGCCATCAAACCAAATGGAGGGATTCGAATGAAAAAGATGAATTTGCGGGATATGTATCCTTTTTTTAAGACGGATGTATGGGTGGATGTAGACGAAGAAGTTGCCCATGAAATCCGTCGCTTAGACTTGGAAGAAAGCGCCTACAGGCTGCGAACGTATCGCCATCGGGCCTATTACTCGCTAGATCGCAACGATGGGATTGAGCAGCATGTTTTATTTCTTTCGATTTCACCGGAGGAGCATTACGAGCGCAAACTTTCACGGCAGCAACTTTATGAAGCTATGTGCCTGTTGCCGGAGAAATCTGCCAGACGGATTTACGCCCATTATTTCCTGGGTATGAGCAAAGTTGATATTGCCAGAGCCGAGCATGTCGATGAGCGGGCGGTTCGTAAATCAATCCAACGAGGCTTGAAACAAATGGAATACTTGCTCAAAAACATGTAATCGATTCGTCGGAGGGTCCGATTTTCCTGCCAAAATGAACGGTTATATAGAGGACCATGTTCAGACAGCGGCTGGTTGCAACCAGCCGCTGCATTCTCCATGAAAGGGGTATGTGACGATGCATACGATTCGATTTCGAGATGAGGAACACGAGAGGTTTTATGTTCAGATGCTGGATGAAAGGAAATGCAGCGATAGCTACCACCGGGCACTGTTCTATACATTGGGCATTTCCCGAGAAACCAGAAGTCATATCTGCGATTTATATGATTTTTCTAATGGCGGCATTAAGTCCGAAGGCCTTTCGGCCCCTTGGCAAACCGGCAGTACCATCCGAGTGTGTCGGCTCGCCTTTAATTTGTGGAACGGCTGGACCAAAGCAGGAGGCGAACGTTACTCCACTCCCCACGAATTATTCGATTGCAGCTATGCCCCCTACTTTTTTGAAGCGATTCATCTTCGTTATCCCGAATATTGCCGAAGTCACGAGAGAACGATCAATCGGCTGACCGAACAAATTCGCTGAATGGCTGCCAGCGACGGGAGTGGAATGGGACGATGAAGGAAATTAAAACGAGGAGTGTTGTGAAAGACATCAAACGTTTGGACAGATTCCCGAACGTATTGCATCGTGTAAATCGTTCAAGCGCTCGTGCCAAGCGGCAAGTTGATCATGACAAGACGACTTCCCAGTCTCAAGTTGAATATGCGCAGCGCCATTCCGCAGCGGCTACGAAAAAAACGATACGTGCCCAAATGGGGATGAGTCTGCATATCAACAAGAGATTGATTCGGCACATTCTAAAAAGGCGGCCGTTGCCAGATGGTAATTCTGTCACAAGTCAGAGCCCGATTGATATTCATACGGAGTCATCGATTTCGCGTACACCGCGACCTGCCCGTAGCATACGTCTTCGTAAGCCGGTTGATGGAAAATACGTCTTGTCTTCTGGTTCGCATTCAGGAAAACAACGATTTATACGGAGCCGGGTCAATACCCGGCTTCTGCATCGTTCTCGAACAGGCAGCTTTTCTGAACGGATGCAAAAACGGAATATCGGACATCCAAAACCAGTCGGGAAGAAGGAAACATTCTCCACCGCGGTATCTCGTTCAGCAAATGGACGCGTGAAACCGTTAACCCGAGTCCCCTCTGCTATATCGAAACAATCAGATTATACGATCAAACGGAAGGTACGAAATTTCAAGACGTTATCGCCATTTACAAAATATGGGCATCGGCTAGAGCACGCTAACAATCCTTCAGATGCTCAAACTGAAGGGAGAATGAATGCCGTCAAGGAAGCTCAGCGGGCTGCGCAGATGGTGGTGTCTGCTCGTCGATCCATCCAGACCGCGCGAGCTGCCGCGAGATTGAATCGTCTTATCGTTAAAATGGTTGAAAGAGCCGCCGCCTTGCTTGTCAAGGGATTGACGACGCTTTTGGGATTCAGCGGTTCGGTAATTGTAGTTCTATGCATTGTTATGGTGATAGCCGCTGTCATTTCCTCTCCGTTCGGTATCTTTGTGTCCGGTGAAAATACGGATGCCGATGTCAAGCCGCTTTCCCAAATCGTTCAAGAGCTGGACGCTGAATTTGCCGCCCGACTGGTAGAGTTACAGCAATCCGCTGGCAATGTAGACCGGGTGGAATATCATTATCCCGGCAGCGCGGACAATACGCGAATCGATAACTGGATGGACATTATCTCCGTCTTTGCCGTGAAGACCGTCACGGATGTGGAAAAGGGAATGGATGTGGCCACGCTTGATGCAACAAGAATCGGTATCATCCGATCGGTGTTTTGGGATATGAATTCGCTGGAATCTCGTGTTGAGACGATAGAACATAATGAAACGGTTTCGGTCGAACAGGAGGACGGGAGCACCAGCGAAGAGACGATTACCCGATATGAGCGCATTTTGCATATTACGGTCATTAGCCATGCTGCGGAGCAACAGGCAGATATATACCGCTTTACAAATGAACAGATAGAATTAATGAAGGAAATGCTGTCCGAAGAGTTTCGCCCGCTTATGTTTGCGATACTTGGTAAAGATGCTAATATTGGTTTGACGCCAGAGCAGCTTGATTTGGTTCAACAGCAATTGCCCGAAGGGGAACTGGGCAGTGAAGCCGTCAAATTGCGCTGACTCGTCTAGGCGATCCGTATAGCCAACCGAAGGCCGGTCAGGACAACTATACGATTGCAGCTATCTCGTCAGTGGGTTTATCGTCAGCTAGGTATTAGCTTGCCGCGAACCGCAGCTGAGCAGGCCAGATTTTGCGTGGAAAATGGTCTGACAGTAAACGCGGCCGACTTGGTTCCAGGTGACCTTGTGTTTTGGAGCTACGAGAATAATGGTAGATTTATGGATATTACTCACGTTGGGATTTATGCGGGTGATGGCAAAGTTGTAGATGCTTCCTCAAGTCGCGGGCAGGTGGTGTTTCGGGACTTGTTTGATTCGGATAAGCAAGTGTTGTTTGGAAGGCCTGAAATTTTGGACGTTGAACTGTGAGGCTGCCTTCGATAAGTTTTGAAACACTCCTTCAATTAGTGCTAATGGGAGGGTGAAAAGACACAAAACATTAGGTTGAGAGATTCAACTCGATTGTTTGAACAATCAAGAATATATTCTGGGCGAAGAGGAATTATAATTGAACACGAATAAATTTCAATAGTAGACAACACGACAAAGAGCAAATTAAATTTTCCATTGTTGTTGAAACAAACAGGCATTCCCTGAGGATTGCCTGTTTGTAGCAATTTATGTTATTGCTCGGTCTTTTTATTGCCCCCTCTGAATAGGACGAGTAGGAAGAGATTCATATAATTTCACATATGTCATTCCCGCTTCATCTAACAGTTTATTTAATGTAGCTGTGTAAGTGGCACTGTCACTTGTTGTATAAGCATCAAACACTAAAGATGAAATACGATGGGCTAATGAAGAAATTTCTGACGGTGTCCAAATATGCATTTGTTCTCCAGGACTCGCTGTTGGATGAGCCGGTATTATGGGACCGACAATCATTAATTTAATATTTCGGCCAGAGTTCGGGAATTCTTCTTTATACCATTCACTATGATTTAGAGCTTGACCAACATCCCTTTTTGAGTAAAAAGAAGTATCTTTCTTCTCCTCTTTACTTTCAATTAATATATCAACCTCTGGGGAAGTCCAAAATATATCAGGGCCACGTCCCCCTGTTTCTGAATCAGGTCTGTTTGATGCAAAGCCCAAATATCTCCCCAACCATGATAAAGCTTCTTCGTATTGATTAGTCGTATTTTTTTCAGTGAAAAGAGGAGAGAGACGATCCTGCATTTCACTAAAAGATCCATAATTGAAGTCGCCGCGCGCACTGAGAACACTCGCGATTCTTTCTCCTTGCGAATCGCCAAATATTACGGGAGGGGCGTAAGTAGTGACTGATTCAGGATTAATTCGACCCAGGACTCGATAAGCATTAGAAGACCTATTAAAATATCTCTCGGCTGCGGAGGTATTGCCACCTAATAAGTAAGCATAACCTATCCAGTGTGCATGCCAAGCCGCAAGTGCTTTGTCTTGATTAAAAATAGAATCTAAATGTTGTTCCAAGGCGCGTGCTGCTTGTTGATATTCACGATCCCATAAATGTTCTATAAATTTTCGTTCAGCAAATGCAACTTGTATACTGTGTTCTTCA
Coding sequences within it:
- a CDS encoding transposase, yielding MDDEAYKRNTVQYIKESGKAIAEVARELKTKENTLYGWMKKFGSEPEVFANQVFKSENHKLRELQKQIRDLQEENDILKRPCTSSRKTIGKI
- a CDS encoding C40 family peptidase, yielding MRKKLAVALLVPTLIAGTILSGQVSASAAKDDAVIVKSVKFRDKPSLSSERIRFLQVGEHVNVLERVNPYWYKVKDGQGQTGYVTTQSRYISMVGASTGEETTQTAAGAANNVIKAGMKYWGTPYEFGSNRSNTRTFDCSDFVRQAFKDGTGIILPGNSRTQAAYVKKIGKTTTKWRDLKPGDIMFFMSYKGSKSSNYSGINKSAQRITHNGIYLGNGKILHTYSVKSGGVRIDSIEGKHWEYRFVFGGSVLK
- a CDS encoding cytochrome c biogenesis CcdA family protein; its protein translation is MDNLSVFAAFAAGMLSFLSPCVFPLIPAYVSHLTGSSFQDGKLVVYRGKLIVQSLSFIVGFSLVFIAMGASASFIGRFFAQERDLIQKISGLLIIVFGLQMVGLFNLRLLMSGKTWEINTNRSRGAIRSLLTGVAFGAGWSPCVGLALSSILLLAGSAETLWNGIGLLAVYSLGLGVPFLLISWLLTYSMKIMKKMNRWIPLLSKLNGWLLIGLGFLLFTGQLQKISAWLSQYTFWEINF
- a CDS encoding peroxiredoxin family protein, producing the protein MKKSMIAVLVLIGLVVYGGYDYFHKSSSETGQIAESGEANLETGILKGQLAPDFALTDLQGNTVHLSDFKGKKVLVNFWATWCPPCRVEIPHMQKFYEDYQSKNVVILGVNLTLTEENPDSVQVFVKEQQLTFPIVLDKEGAIMQTYQVVAYPTTYLLDSGGVIREKFQGAINYDIMEEAVSNIK
- a CDS encoding response regulator gives rise to the protein MRAMIARLPSLMLSGKGTAFRGYVSFLCFQNNQRGDEKMEERASYAVEVDEVVRWKEGKIQVLLVDSDPIWQQRMSGLINAEPDMNIFHIATNKESAIRASVQLDLDVMILDLVLHSSQQDGLHTISEVLKRKAMPIIILTSLYEPEIIVEAVLAGAINYITKINYADVANAVREAYRGQSSLHADVASIIRNEIGLVKRNELHRMLTPTEKEILQLIGWGYRQPVIRDLLGVTANTMKSHVRNIIRKFNACSIHEAAEKAKRRGLYDRQDRITC
- a CDS encoding RNA polymerase sigma factor; translation: MKKMNLRDMYPFFKTDVWVDVDEEVAHEIRRLDLEESAYRLRTYRHRAYYSLDRNDGIEQHVLFLSISPEEHYERKLSRQQLYEAMCLLPEKSARRIYAHYFLGMSKVDIARAEHVDERAVRKSIQRGLKQMEYLLKNM
- a CDS encoding DUF6075 family protein, which encodes MHTIRFRDEEHERFYVQMLDERKCSDSYHRALFYTLGISRETRSHICDLYDFSNGGIKSEGLSAPWQTGSTIRVCRLAFNLWNGWTKAGGERYSTPHELFDCSYAPYFFEAIHLRYPEYCRSHERTINRLTEQIR
- a CDS encoding C40 family peptidase, whose amino-acid sequence is MQLSRQWVYRQLGISLPRTAAEQARFCVENGLTVNAADLVPGDLVFWSYENNGRFMDITHVGIYAGDGKVVDASSSRGQVVFRDLFDSDKQVLFGRPEILDVEL
- a CDS encoding tetratricopeptide repeat protein, translating into MTFSSDDFAQKVEEFKKAQTGILVAPARFEGMDFPGDTCRFLVIDGLPSGTGNMEKFLWNNLGENKFLQGTVASRLIQAMGRISRGNDDFGVVFLLGDDIGDWITRGSNRKVIPPYTRAQLELGEQLTKSVSDFQSLHNLVMSVLAVPRDPGWTSVHRARIQPHSVANEKASEDSVSELEEHSIQVAFAERKFIEHLWDREYQQAARALEQHLDSIFNQDKALAAWHAHWIGYAYLLGGNTSAAERYFNRSSNAYRVLGRINPESVTTYAPPVIFGDSQGERIASVLSARGDFNYGSFSEMQDRLSPLFTEKNTTNQYEEALSWLGRYLGFASNRPDSETGGRGPDIFWTSPEVDILIESKEEKKDTSFYSKRDVGQALNHSEWYKEEFPNSGRNIKLMIVGPIIPAHPTASPGEQMHIWTPSEISSLAHRISSLVFDAYTTSDSATYTATLNKLLDEAGMTYVKLYESLPTRPIQRGQ